In one window of Limnohabitans sp. MORI2 DNA:
- a CDS encoding ATP-binding protein encodes MLQKFSLQQRLLTRTLGGVLVVWVATAAFVWFEAQHEVDELLDAHLAQSAALLVVQQNATPEDEEPLLDAPTLHKYAHRVAYQVFDEDRLVMHSPNVAHEPMAQHKSGFETLTLPDGKSWRVFAAPGREHDVQIYVAERLDSRDEILRAVLLGFLPPLTIALPLLLIGLWWNVRSGLQPLQRLRQALIKRDTQTLTPVSLPETPQEVQPMLDALNDLLQRLAQRMETERRFTADAAHELRTPIAAIRAQAQVALTSAAHDQVRQQALQDTLLGCDRASRVVEQLLTLARVEGPQDVASEPFRLDQLAQQVMADLTPDALRRGQTLELLAPEPLQVNGQSTLWQILLRNLIDNALRYSPDGAVVRIHAQRLDGHHAQVTVEDSGAGLSSADMARLGERFFRVLGTEATGSGLGWSIVRHIASLQQVDVQLGKSADLGGLQVTLHCSV; translated from the coding sequence ATGTTACAAAAATTCTCATTACAGCAGCGCTTGCTCACGCGCACCCTAGGCGGTGTTTTGGTGGTGTGGGTGGCCACGGCTGCCTTTGTTTGGTTTGAAGCGCAGCATGAAGTCGATGAGTTGCTAGACGCCCACTTGGCGCAATCGGCGGCCTTGTTGGTGGTGCAGCAGAACGCCACGCCAGAAGACGAAGAGCCTTTGTTGGATGCGCCCACCTTGCACAAATACGCCCATCGCGTCGCCTACCAAGTGTTTGACGAAGATCGCTTGGTCATGCATTCGCCCAATGTGGCGCACGAGCCCATGGCGCAGCACAAGTCAGGTTTTGAAACGCTGACTTTGCCCGATGGCAAATCGTGGCGCGTTTTTGCAGCCCCTGGGCGCGAACATGATGTGCAAATTTATGTGGCCGAGCGCTTAGACAGCCGCGACGAAATTTTGCGTGCGGTGCTGCTGGGCTTCTTGCCGCCGCTCACCATTGCCTTGCCGCTGTTGCTGATTGGCCTGTGGTGGAACGTGCGTTCAGGCCTGCAACCCTTGCAGCGCTTACGCCAAGCGCTGATCAAGCGCGACACCCAAACTCTCACGCCCGTGAGTCTGCCCGAAACGCCCCAAGAAGTGCAGCCCATGTTGGACGCGCTCAACGACTTGCTGCAGCGCTTGGCCCAACGCATGGAGACCGAGCGCCGCTTTACTGCCGATGCTGCCCACGAGCTGCGCACGCCCATTGCCGCCATTCGCGCCCAAGCGCAAGTGGCGCTTACCTCCGCCGCTCATGACCAAGTGCGCCAGCAAGCCTTGCAAGACACCTTGCTGGGTTGTGATCGCGCCTCGCGTGTGGTCGAGCAGTTGCTCACACTGGCCCGTGTCGAAGGCCCGCAAGATGTAGCGTCTGAACCCTTTCGCCTAGACCAACTGGCCCAACAAGTCATGGCCGACCTCACACCCGATGCTTTGCGCCGAGGCCAAACGCTGGAGCTGCTGGCACCTGAGCCATTGCAAGTCAACGGGCAAAGCACGTTGTGGCAGATCTTGCTTCGCAACCTGATTGACAACGCTTTGCGCTACAGCCCCGATGGGGCGGTGGTGCGCATCCATGCGCAGCGCTTGGACGGTCACCATGCCCAAGTGACCGTGGAAGACAGTGGCGCTGGGCTGTCGAGTGCTGACATGGCTCGCTTAGGTGAGCGTTTCTTCCGAGTGTTGGGCACTGAGGCTACGGGTAGCGGCTTGGGTTGGTCCATCGTGCGTCACATTGCCAGCTTGCAGCAAGTCGATGTGCAGCTGGGCAAGTCGGCCGATTTGGGTGGTTTGCAAGTTACGCTGCATTGCTCTGTTTAG
- a CDS encoding glycerate kinase encodes MNFQRYLVPIGAVGLTAWAWQSWGWMGIAMVVTGGVMWLLLYFTRLVQIMKRASNRPIGFVDSAVMLNAKLKAGVSLMHVIAMTKALGQAESEKGAQPEVFSWRDGSQSVVRCVFVQGKLQSWTLDRPFQATDVEPVSHAAND; translated from the coding sequence ATGAACTTTCAAAGATATTTGGTGCCCATTGGAGCGGTAGGCCTGACGGCTTGGGCTTGGCAAAGCTGGGGCTGGATGGGCATTGCCATGGTGGTGACGGGCGGCGTCATGTGGCTGCTCTTGTATTTCACGCGTTTGGTACAAATCATGAAGCGGGCCAGCAACCGCCCGATTGGCTTTGTCGACAGCGCCGTCATGCTCAATGCCAAGCTCAAAGCTGGCGTCAGCTTGATGCACGTCATTGCGATGACCAAAGCCTTGGGCCAAGCAGAGTCCGAAAAGGGCGCTCAGCCCGAGGTCTTCAGCTGGCGCGATGGCAGCCAATCGGTCGTGCGCTGCGTGTTTGTGCAGGGCAAGCTGCAAAGCTGGACCCTGGATCGCCCCTTCCAAGCCACAGACGTCGAACCGGTCAGCCACGCGGCGAACGACTAA
- a CDS encoding branched-chain amino acid transaminase has translation MSVVIPSSMSDRDGKIWMDGQMVDWRDAKIHVLSHTLHYGCGAFEGVRAYKTEQGTAIFRLQEHTDRLFNSAKILRMNIPFTKEQVNQAQCDVVRENKLESGYLRPLTWIGDKKLGVSPKGNTIHLMVAAWTWGAYLGEEGMKRGIRVKTSSYTRHHVNITMTQAKAVSNYTNSILANMEVTDEGYDEALLLDTSGFVSEGAGENIFVVKDGVIYTPDLSAGALNGITRNTVFHIAKDLGLEIVQKRITRDEVYIADEAFFTGTAAEVTPIRELDRIQLGAGSRGPITEKIQTAFFDIVNGRNPKYAHWLTKV, from the coding sequence ATGAGCGTCGTGATCCCATCATCCATGTCTGACCGTGACGGCAAAATCTGGATGGACGGCCAGATGGTCGATTGGCGCGACGCCAAGATCCATGTGTTGAGCCACACCCTGCACTACGGTTGCGGCGCTTTTGAAGGCGTACGCGCATACAAAACCGAGCAAGGCACAGCCATCTTCCGTTTGCAAGAGCACACCGACCGCTTGTTCAACAGCGCCAAGATCTTGCGCATGAACATTCCGTTCACCAAAGAGCAAGTCAACCAAGCGCAATGCGATGTGGTGCGTGAGAACAAGCTGGAGTCCGGCTACTTGCGTCCCCTGACTTGGATTGGCGATAAGAAATTGGGCGTCAGCCCCAAAGGCAACACCATCCATTTGATGGTCGCAGCATGGACATGGGGTGCATACCTCGGCGAAGAAGGCATGAAGCGCGGCATCCGCGTGAAGACTTCTAGCTACACCCGCCACCACGTCAACATCACCATGACGCAAGCCAAAGCGGTGAGCAACTACACCAACTCCATCCTGGCCAATATGGAAGTAACTGACGAAGGTTACGACGAGGCCTTGTTGCTCGACACCTCAGGCTTTGTGTCTGAAGGCGCTGGCGAAAACATCTTCGTGGTCAAAGACGGCGTCATCTACACGCCCGACTTGTCAGCTGGCGCTTTGAACGGCATCACCCGCAACACTGTGTTCCACATCGCCAAAGATTTGGGCCTTGAGATTGTGCAAAAGCGCATCACGCGTGACGAGGTGTACATCGCTGATGAAGCCTTCTTCACAGGCACTGCTGCAGAAGTCACACCGATTCGTGAACTCGACCGCATCCAATTGGGTGCAGGCAGCCGCGGCCCGATCACTGAAAAAATCCAAACAGCGTTCTTTGACATCGTCAACGGCCGCAACCCCAAGTACGCACACTGGCTCACCAAAGTCTAA
- a CDS encoding zinc-finger domain-containing protein, translating into MSNTVELLAKDLNGNGGVYCPSAKADMKLWNSHPKVYLDVASTGEAKCPYCGTVYKLKAGEHVGGHH; encoded by the coding sequence ATGAGCAACACAGTTGAACTCTTGGCCAAAGATTTAAACGGCAACGGCGGCGTTTACTGCCCCAGCGCCAAGGCCGATATGAAACTCTGGAACAGCCACCCCAAGGTTTACTTGGATGTGGCCAGCACCGGTGAAGCCAAGTGCCCTTACTGCGGCACTGTGTACAAACTCAAAGCCGGCGAGCACGTTGGCGGCCATCACTAA
- the waaF gene encoding lipopolysaccharide heptosyltransferase II, translating into MAAITKNALIIAPQWIGDAVMTEPLLRRLAARGERLTVAALPWIAPVYRVMPGVAEVIEMPFKHGGLQLMGRIKLAAQLRGKFDVAYVCPNSLKSALLPWMAGIAKRVGYTGEMRYGLLTDRLGNPDTEERPPMVEWYAALSLVGQSRSGPMKLVGDLRPVLKAPVGVLDEALEQLATDMPTLPTLAKHSFVVFAPGAEYGPAKRWPAKHFAELAGKIDRPVFLLGSNKEFDICQEIATAANASKPGHCFNLAGQTNLMQAFALIAYAFRVVSNDSGLMHVAAAFGVPQVAVFGSSSPEHTPPLNDRARVVWLRVDKNYQPPLACAPCYERTCPLGHMRCLEDVAAERVYRLL; encoded by the coding sequence TTGGCGGCCATCACTAAAAACGCGCTCATCATTGCACCCCAATGGATTGGGGATGCGGTGATGACCGAGCCCTTGCTACGTCGCTTGGCTGCGCGTGGCGAGCGCCTCACCGTCGCTGCTTTGCCTTGGATTGCACCGGTTTACCGTGTGATGCCAGGTGTGGCTGAGGTGATTGAAATGCCGTTCAAGCACGGTGGCTTGCAGCTGATGGGGCGCATCAAATTGGCGGCCCAACTGCGTGGCAAGTTTGATGTGGCCTATGTGTGCCCCAACTCCTTGAAGAGTGCCTTGCTGCCCTGGATGGCTGGCATTGCCAAACGCGTGGGCTATACCGGCGAGATGCGTTACGGTCTTCTGACTGACCGCCTCGGTAATCCTGATACCGAAGAGCGCCCGCCGATGGTGGAGTGGTACGCCGCGCTCAGCTTGGTCGGCCAAAGCCGCAGCGGTCCGATGAAACTGGTGGGTGATTTGCGCCCCGTGCTCAAAGCACCCGTCGGTGTGTTGGATGAGGCGCTAGAGCAACTTGCAACCGACATGCCCACCTTGCCGACTTTGGCCAAGCACAGTTTTGTGGTGTTTGCGCCTGGTGCTGAATACGGCCCTGCCAAACGATGGCCTGCAAAGCATTTTGCCGAGTTGGCAGGCAAGATTGATCGACCTGTCTTTTTGCTCGGTTCCAACAAAGAGTTCGACATCTGCCAAGAAATTGCCACGGCTGCCAACGCAAGCAAGCCAGGTCACTGCTTTAACTTGGCGGGGCAAACCAACTTGATGCAGGCCTTTGCGCTGATTGCCTATGCGTTTCGTGTGGTGAGCAATGACTCGGGCTTGATGCATGTGGCAGCTGCCTTTGGTGTGCCACAAGTGGCTGTATTTGGCTCATCGAGTCCAGAGCACACCCCGCCATTGAATGATCGCGCGCGCGTGGTCTGGCTGCGTGTCGATAAAAACTACCAACCCCCGCTGGCGTGTGCCCCTTGCTACGAACGCACTTGTCCACTCGGTCACATGCGTTGCTTAGAAGATGTCGCAGCCGAGCGGGTGTACCGCTTGCTGTGA
- a CDS encoding DUF535 family protein codes for MWSNSEELFLLTDNLAGGKIQTMKRRLKFKLRQTLFRSELAEVQQYFESHQLTSLLERDPSLLLKCTRAYLWTGLDSQARAKAQLAFMEWFEQKFKASFMRSFYEPERMSIAKIRHNETDFEVMLGPSRGLGREGELMLTLHVNGVLLMRSSISVLPAHMLGLPGDGHAMFLGCFQGVSNTKDLIKQATQALERTKPGFFLLHAIQALAQTWGLTDIVGVADKKHAYANYFSLSKRISMSYDELWQQLGATEQTSQGHWLLPVVWEPRPEHEVESKKRSALKRRNALRQQFMDVCVAGFQQFGH; via the coding sequence ATGTGGTCTAACTCAGAAGAGCTTTTCTTGCTCACCGACAACTTGGCCGGTGGGAAGATTCAGACCATGAAGCGTCGCTTGAAGTTCAAGCTAAGACAAACACTTTTTCGCTCCGAGCTTGCAGAAGTCCAGCAGTACTTTGAGTCGCATCAACTGACCAGCTTGTTGGAGAGAGACCCCTCTTTGCTGCTCAAGTGCACACGCGCTTATCTCTGGACGGGTTTAGACAGTCAAGCACGCGCCAAGGCGCAGCTCGCTTTTATGGAGTGGTTTGAGCAAAAGTTCAAAGCGTCTTTCATGCGCTCTTTTTATGAGCCTGAAAGGATGAGCATCGCCAAGATTCGACATAACGAGACAGACTTCGAGGTCATGCTTGGCCCCAGCCGTGGTTTGGGTCGAGAAGGCGAGCTGATGTTGACGTTGCATGTCAACGGGGTCTTATTGATGCGCTCATCGATCAGTGTGTTGCCTGCCCACATGCTTGGATTGCCAGGCGATGGTCACGCCATGTTTTTAGGCTGTTTCCAAGGTGTCTCGAACACCAAGGATTTGATCAAACAGGCCACGCAGGCTTTAGAGCGCACAAAGCCCGGGTTCTTTTTGCTTCATGCGATACAGGCGCTGGCTCAAACTTGGGGCTTGACGGACATTGTGGGGGTGGCAGACAAAAAGCACGCCTACGCCAACTATTTCAGTTTGTCTAAACGCATCAGCATGAGTTATGACGAGCTCTGGCAGCAACTGGGTGCAACTGAACAGACATCGCAGGGACATTGGTTATTGCCCGTCGTATGGGAGCCGCGCCCTGAGCATGAGGTCGAGTCGAAGAAACGATCCGCCTTGAAGAGGCGCAACGCCTTGCGTCAACAATTCATGGACGTCTGTGTGGCTGGTTTTCAACAGTTCGGCCACTGA
- a CDS encoding glycosyltransferase family 9 protein, with protein MKKRILILSHDNKVGDAIVATGIFKPLRTHMPDCEIGVLCGPSNAALYKHHPDVKWLHVSPSRNVFSRMWASFKARLVRYDMVVHFGLDLANPSQQIVLNMVNAKQRFLFSEHPIHPLPNDVVIHGISETSHYSERHVQLLRTLNIPVNSYRYDIRLDEQPLATEVEQAHPLLVINSQSSTSNRSLSTAWLHDFVVNVLAQHPTMNIQLLSASPSHETELLKAMSGLEPRVAISRFHPSVSHSLRVIRTADFVLTPDTYAVHAASAWNIPVVALYLPAGPTKVWTPLSDTYIQIEASSGKVVSDIHVSDVMAALNEVMTQPHSRRHVQAH; from the coding sequence ATGAAAAAACGCATTCTTATCTTGTCACACGACAACAAAGTTGGCGATGCCATTGTGGCAACGGGCATCTTCAAACCGTTGCGTACGCACATGCCTGACTGCGAAATAGGCGTACTTTGTGGCCCGAGCAATGCGGCGCTCTATAAACACCACCCAGATGTTAAATGGTTGCATGTATCTCCGAGTCGCAACGTGTTTTCTCGCATGTGGGCCAGCTTTAAAGCGCGACTGGTTCGGTACGACATGGTGGTGCACTTCGGATTGGATTTGGCAAATCCTTCGCAGCAAATTGTTTTGAACATGGTGAATGCCAAGCAACGTTTCTTATTTTCTGAGCATCCCATCCATCCGTTGCCTAATGATGTCGTGATTCATGGCATATCCGAGACATCACACTACTCTGAGCGACATGTTCAACTTTTGCGCACACTGAACATTCCGGTCAATTCATACCGATATGACATTCGCCTTGACGAACAGCCATTAGCTACAGAAGTCGAGCAGGCTCATCCCTTGTTGGTCATCAACAGCCAAAGTAGTACGTCCAATCGCTCTCTGTCTACCGCTTGGTTACATGACTTTGTTGTGAACGTGCTGGCTCAGCATCCAACGATGAACATCCAGCTTTTGAGTGCTAGCCCTAGCCACGAGACTGAACTTCTCAAAGCCATGTCGGGTTTAGAGCCTCGCGTCGCTATTTCACGTTTTCATCCAAGCGTGAGCCACTCTCTTCGCGTCATTCGTACGGCAGACTTCGTACTCACTCCAGACACCTATGCTGTTCACGCAGCCAGCGCTTGGAATATCCCAGTGGTTGCGTTGTATTTGCCTGCCGGTCCGACGAAAGTTTGGACACCTTTGTCTGATACCTACATACAAATTGAAGCGAGTTCAGGAAAAGTGGTGAGCGACATTCATGTGTCAGACGTGATGGCTGCATTGAATGAGGTGATGACGCAACCTCATTCGCGCCGTCATGTTCAGGCTCACTGA
- a CDS encoding nitronate monooxygenase, producing the protein MSLHHILKTRYPLIQAPMAGVQDSSLAMAVSAAGGLGSLPAAMLDAQSLRRELQVLQASGLPYNVNFFCHTTPTHTTTAESAWQATLRPYYQEFGVDPSTIPAAPGRRPFDEEMAEVLEEFTPTVVSFHFGLPSQPLLARVKARGALVLSSATTLKEAQWLVSHGADGVIAQGLEAGGHRGHFLDRDVTAQSNLLTLLQQLTPNIHVPIIAAGGIADAHDVHAAMSAGASAVQVGTSFLLCHEAKTSALHRARLRDVQAPTALTNLFTGGLARGMFNRVMHEIGPENATAPIFPMATQSIAPLRAKAEAKGCDDFTPLWSGINRSGCAECSAAEMVQRLVAGFAC; encoded by the coding sequence ATGTCACTCCATCACATTCTTAAAACTCGCTATCCCCTCATTCAAGCGCCCATGGCGGGCGTGCAAGACAGCAGCTTGGCGATGGCCGTGAGCGCTGCTGGAGGTTTGGGTTCGCTGCCTGCAGCCATGCTGGATGCTCAAAGTTTGCGACGTGAATTGCAAGTGCTGCAAGCCAGTGGCTTGCCGTACAACGTCAATTTCTTTTGCCACACAACGCCTACGCACACGACGACCGCTGAATCGGCGTGGCAAGCCACTTTGCGACCCTATTACCAAGAATTTGGCGTTGACCCATCCACCATTCCCGCTGCACCTGGACGTCGCCCGTTCGATGAAGAAATGGCGGAAGTGCTGGAGGAGTTCACCCCCACGGTGGTGAGCTTTCACTTTGGTTTGCCGAGTCAACCGCTGTTGGCGCGTGTCAAAGCGCGTGGTGCGTTGGTGTTGTCGTCCGCAACGACGTTGAAGGAGGCGCAATGGTTGGTTTCGCACGGCGCTGATGGCGTGATTGCACAGGGGCTAGAAGCGGGTGGGCATCGTGGCCATTTTTTAGACCGTGATGTGACAGCACAGTCAAATTTATTGACCCTGCTCCAGCAACTGACACCGAATATTCATGTACCCATCATCGCTGCTGGCGGCATCGCTGATGCACACGATGTGCATGCGGCCATGTCTGCAGGTGCCTCGGCTGTGCAAGTGGGCACGTCATTCTTGTTGTGCCACGAAGCCAAGACCAGCGCACTTCATCGTGCGCGTTTGCGTGATGTGCAAGCGCCGACAGCGCTGACCAATTTATTCACAGGGGGGTTGGCGAGAGGCATGTTCAACCGAGTGATGCACGAGATCGGCCCTGAAAACGCAACCGCCCCCATATTCCCCATGGCCACGCAAAGCATCGCTCCGTTGCGTGCGAAAGCCGAGGCGAAGGGGTGTGATGACTTCACGCCTTTGTGGTCCGGCATCAACCGTTCGGGGTGTGCAGAATGTTCTGCGGCCGAGATGGTGCAGCGGTTAGTGGCCGGGTTTGCTTGCTGA
- a CDS encoding HAMP domain-containing sensor histidine kinase has product MTSSSTPNRSLHLPLYVRIWLAVVFAVAVLTLLTGWVMRMSAEPPLREVMVRNTSGELVGEGKARLRPLDNLPIEAPPVPDPDMPHPPGHFGSGPEFMVRMHNGEMMHVHLPRPPRNFWSRTPFGFAWTLGLVALAVALGTYPIVRRLTRRLENLQKGVEQWGTGNLSARVAEQGNDEVAYLAQRFNHAAEQVEQLVTSHKSLLANASHELRSPLTRIRMGLELMGDSPSPTMKAEISRSVSELDQLIDEILLASRLDAKEADLGTIEPVDLTGLASEECARVQAHLELGFDPRSIIVPGVAKLLRRVLRNLLENARRYGTSDIEVQLSAQTVDQENWVRLCVCDRGPGVPPDLRERIFEPFYRLPGASEREGGVGLGLSLVKSIVQRHGGRVHCEDREGGGARFVVMLPA; this is encoded by the coding sequence ATGACTTCCTCATCCACACCCAACCGTTCGTTGCACTTGCCCTTGTACGTGCGCATTTGGTTGGCCGTGGTGTTTGCAGTGGCGGTGTTGACCCTGCTCACGGGTTGGGTCATGCGCATGTCGGCCGAGCCTCCGCTGCGCGAAGTGATGGTGCGCAACACGTCTGGCGAATTGGTGGGCGAGGGCAAAGCACGTTTGCGACCACTGGATAATCTGCCAATTGAAGCACCTCCGGTGCCCGACCCAGACATGCCTCATCCGCCAGGACACTTTGGCTCGGGCCCTGAATTCATGGTGCGCATGCACAACGGCGAAATGATGCATGTGCATTTGCCTCGCCCACCCCGCAACTTTTGGTCACGCACGCCTTTTGGCTTCGCGTGGACCTTGGGCTTGGTGGCCTTAGCTGTGGCGCTTGGCACATATCCCATCGTTCGCCGACTCACACGCCGCTTGGAGAATTTGCAAAAAGGTGTGGAGCAGTGGGGCACGGGTAACTTGTCGGCCCGTGTGGCAGAGCAAGGCAATGACGAAGTGGCCTACCTTGCACAACGCTTCAACCATGCCGCCGAACAAGTGGAGCAACTGGTCACGTCGCACAAATCGCTGCTGGCCAATGCCTCACATGAACTGCGCTCACCCCTCACCCGCATTCGCATGGGATTAGAGTTGATGGGCGACTCGCCTTCGCCAACCATGAAGGCTGAGATTTCGCGCAGTGTGAGCGAGCTCGATCAACTGATTGATGAGATTTTGTTGGCTAGCCGACTCGACGCCAAAGAAGCCGACCTCGGCACCATTGAACCTGTCGACTTGACAGGCCTTGCCAGCGAAGAGTGCGCCCGTGTGCAAGCGCATTTGGAATTGGGTTTCGACCCACGCAGCATCATCGTTCCCGGCGTGGCCAAGCTGCTGCGCCGTGTTTTGCGTAACTTGTTAGAGAACGCGCGCCGCTACGGCACGTCAGACATTGAGGTACAGCTCAGCGCTCAGACTGTTGACCAAGAAAACTGGGTCCGGTTGTGCGTGTGTGACCGTGGCCCAGGTGTGCCACCTGACTTGCGCGAACGAATTTTTGAACCGTTTTATCGCTTGCCAGGCGCCAGCGAGCGCGAAGGTGGCGTGGGTCTGGGCTTGTCGTTGGTGAAATCCATCGTGCAGCGCCATGGTGGCCGCGTTCATTGCGAAGACCGTGAAGGCGGTGGCGCTAGGTTCGTGGTGATGCTGCCAGCCTGA
- a CDS encoding response regulator transcription factor: protein MNTLLLIEDDHRLANMVSEYLEQSGFSVQHAPNGLNGLKTLQDIHPSMVLLDLMLPDMDGLEVCKRIRALPGTLAQTPVLMLTAKGDPMDRIVGLELGADDYLPKPFEPRELLARIRAVLRRHAPHETTKTSHQTLKFGSLELDRDARTVTVQGQVCDLTSYQFDLLWVLAERAGRVLSRDQIMGAVRGRELEAFDRSIDVHMGRIRTAIEDDPKAPKRILTVRGVGYVFAKQQD from the coding sequence ATGAATACCTTGCTTTTGATTGAAGATGATCATCGCCTTGCCAATATGGTGAGCGAGTACTTAGAACAATCCGGTTTTTCAGTGCAGCACGCACCGAATGGCTTGAACGGACTCAAAACCCTGCAAGACATCCACCCTTCTATGGTGCTGCTCGATTTGATGCTGCCTGACATGGACGGCTTAGAGGTTTGCAAACGCATCCGAGCTTTGCCTGGTACTCTGGCACAAACCCCCGTTCTGATGCTGACCGCCAAAGGCGACCCGATGGACCGCATCGTGGGCTTGGAACTCGGCGCTGACGACTACCTGCCGAAGCCGTTTGAGCCTCGCGAATTACTGGCACGCATTCGCGCCGTGCTGCGACGACATGCGCCACATGAAACCACCAAAACCTCACACCAAACTTTGAAATTCGGCTCTCTTGAGCTCGATCGCGATGCCCGTACCGTCACCGTGCAAGGACAAGTGTGTGACCTCACCTCTTACCAGTTTGATTTGCTGTGGGTATTGGCTGAGCGCGCTGGCCGTGTGCTGTCGCGTGACCAAATCATGGGGGCCGTACGCGGCCGTGAGCTAGAAGCTTTCGATCGCTCGATTGACGTACACATGGGTCGCATTCGAACCGCCATTGAAGACGATCCCAAAGCCCCCAAAAGGATCCTCACCGTGCGCGGCGTAGGCTACGTGTTCGCCAAACAGCAAGACTGA
- a CDS encoding AmpG family muropeptide MFS transporter has product MNDTTKPSWLAALRVYLEPASWRMLCLGFSAGLPLLLVLGTLSFRLREAGIDRSTIGFLSWVGLAYGFKWVWSPLVDRLPLPLLTHWLGRRRSWLLLSQIMVMAGLVGMAMLDPQVALEPVVWCALVVAFGSATQDIALDAFRIESADTQHQAALAATYQTGYRLAMIWAGAGVLWVAARASGAEETTYQHTAWQTAYLVMAASMGVGVLTVWVSPEPALRELPPARNAAEWLRGALIEPFADFIRRYRWQAAIILGLIAVYRISDVVMGIMANPFYVDMGYTKDEVAAVTKVFGVIMTLLGAFIGGVLSMRLGVMRILMLGAVLSALTNLLFAWLATRGHDLTALVWVISADNLASGIASAAFIAYLSSLTNVNYSATQYALFSSMMLLAPKWLAGFSGVYVDAHGYEAFFTSTALLGAPVLLLVWWASRLSPR; this is encoded by the coding sequence ATGAACGATACAACAAAACCAAGTTGGCTTGCAGCCTTACGTGTGTACCTCGAGCCTGCGTCTTGGCGCATGTTGTGTCTTGGTTTTTCGGCAGGTTTGCCGCTGTTGTTGGTCTTAGGTACCCTGAGTTTTCGCCTGCGCGAAGCGGGCATTGACCGCAGCACAATTGGTTTTTTAAGTTGGGTCGGTTTGGCTTATGGCTTCAAGTGGGTGTGGTCGCCCTTGGTCGACCGTTTGCCTTTGCCCTTGCTCACCCACTGGCTGGGTCGCCGCCGCAGTTGGCTGCTGTTGTCCCAAATCATGGTGATGGCGGGCTTGGTGGGCATGGCGATGCTAGACCCACAAGTGGCGTTAGAACCTGTGGTGTGGTGTGCGCTTGTTGTGGCATTTGGTTCGGCCACACAAGACATTGCATTGGATGCTTTTCGCATTGAATCCGCCGACACCCAGCACCAAGCGGCCTTGGCCGCAACCTATCAAACCGGCTACCGCTTGGCCATGATTTGGGCGGGCGCTGGCGTGCTGTGGGTGGCCGCTCGTGCTTCAGGTGCTGAAGAAACGACCTACCAACACACAGCTTGGCAAACTGCATATTTGGTCATGGCGGCTTCGATGGGTGTGGGCGTGCTCACAGTGTGGGTGTCTCCAGAGCCGGCCTTGCGTGAACTGCCCCCTGCACGCAATGCCGCTGAATGGTTGCGTGGCGCACTCATTGAACCCTTTGCCGACTTCATTCGGCGCTACCGCTGGCAAGCAGCGATCATCCTTGGGCTGATTGCCGTCTACCGCATCAGCGATGTGGTGATGGGCATCATGGCCAATCCGTTTTATGTGGACATGGGCTACACCAAAGACGAAGTGGCGGCCGTCACCAAAGTATTTGGCGTGATCATGACCTTGCTGGGTGCATTCATCGGTGGCGTGTTGTCGATGCGCTTGGGTGTGATGCGCATTCTCATGTTGGGTGCTGTGCTCAGCGCTTTGACCAATTTGTTGTTTGCATGGCTGGCCACACGCGGCCATGATCTAACGGCTTTGGTCTGGGTCATTTCGGCAGACAACTTGGCCAGCGGCATTGCGTCCGCAGCATTCATTGCATATTTGTCGAGCCTGACAAACGTGAACTACTCGGCCACACAGTACGCGCTGTTCAGCTCCATGATGTTGCTGGCCCCGAAATGGTTGGCTGGCTTTTCGGGCGTGTATGTGGACGCGCATGGCTATGAGGCGTTTTTCACGAGCACCGCGTTGTTAGGTGCGCCTGTGTTGCTTTTGGTGTGGTGGGCTTCGAGGTTGTCACCTCGCTGA